The Triticum dicoccoides isolate Atlit2015 ecotype Zavitan chromosome 6A, WEW_v2.0, whole genome shotgun sequence genome has a window encoding:
- the LOC119315142 gene encoding NAC transcription factor NAM-A1 isoform X2, whose translation MGAPRYLGYVCDPVVLVHALGIGIHPSEKATFGEQEWYFFSPRDRKYPNGARPNRAATSGYWKATGTDKPILASGTGCGLVREKLGVKKALVFYRGKPPKGLKTNWIMHEYRLTDVSGSTTTSRPPPPVTGGSRAAASLRLDDWVLCRIYKKINKAAAGDQQRSTECEDSVEDAVTAYPLYATAGMAGAGAHGSNYASPSLLHHQDSHFLEGLFTADDAGLSAGATSLSHLAAAARASPAPTKQFLAPSSSTPFNWLDASPAGILPQARNFPGFNRSRNVGNMSLSSTADMAGAAGNAVNAMSAFMNPLPVQDGTYHQHHVILGAPLAPEATTGGATSGFQHPVQVSGVNWNP comes from the exons ATGGGAGCTCCCCG ATATCTGGGTTATGTATGTGATCCTGTCGTGCTTGTTCATGCGCTCGGGATCGGGATCCATCCATCAGAGAAGGCGACCTTCGGGGAGCAGGAGTGGTACTTCTTCAGCCCGCGCGACCGCAAGTACCCCAACGGCGCGCGGCCGAACCGGGCGGCGACGTCGGGCTACTGGAAGGCCACCGGCACGGACAAACCTATCCTGGCCTCGGGGACGGGGTGCGGCCTGGTCCGGGAGAAGCTCGGCGTCAAGAAGGCGCTCGTCTTCTACCGCGGGAAGCCGCCCAAGGGCCTCAaaaccaactggatcatgcacgagTACCGCCTCACCGACGTGTCTGGCTCCACCACCaccagccggccgccgccgcctgtgaccggCGGGAGCCGGGCTGCAGCCTCTCTGAGG TTGGACGACTGGGTGCTGTGCCGCATCTACAAGAAGATCAACAAGGCCGCGGCCGGAGATCAGCAGAGGAGCACGGAGTGCGAGGACTCCGTGGAGGACGCGGTCACCGCGTACCCGCTCTATGCCACGGCGGGCATGGCCGGTGCAGGTGCGCATGGCAGCAACTACGCTTCACCTTCACTGCTCCATCATCAGGACAGCCATTTCCTGGAGGGCCTGTTCACAGCAGACGACGCCGGCCTCTCGGCGGGCGCCACCTCGCTGAGCCACCTGGCCGCGGCGGCGAGGGCGAGCCCGGCTCCGACCAAACAGTTTCTCGCCCCGTCGTCTTCAACCCCGTTCAACTGGCTCGATGCGTCACCCGCCGGCATCCTGCCACAGGCAAGGAATTTCCCTGGGTTTAACAGGAGCAGAAACGTCGGCAATATGTCGCTGTCATCGACGGCCGACATGGCTGGCGCGGCCGGCAATGCGGTGAACGCCATGTCCGCATTTATGAATCCTCTCCCCGTGCAAGACGGGACGTACCATCAACACCATGTCATCCTCGGCGCCCCACTGGCGCCAGAGGCTACCACAGGCGGCGCCACCTCTGGTTTCCAGCATCCCGTCCAAGTATCCGGCGTGAACTGGAATCCCTGA
- the LOC119315142 gene encoding NAC transcription factor NAM-A1 isoform X1: protein MRSMGSSDSSSGSAQKAARHQHEPPPPRQRGSAPELPPGFRFHPTDEELVVHYLKKKAAKVPLPVTIIAEVDLYKFDPWELPEKATFGEQEWYFFSPRDRKYPNGARPNRAATSGYWKATGTDKPILASGTGCGLVREKLGVKKALVFYRGKPPKGLKTNWIMHEYRLTDVSGSTTTSRPPPPVTGGSRAAASLRLDDWVLCRIYKKINKAAAGDQQRSTECEDSVEDAVTAYPLYATAGMAGAGAHGSNYASPSLLHHQDSHFLEGLFTADDAGLSAGATSLSHLAAAARASPAPTKQFLAPSSSTPFNWLDASPAGILPQARNFPGFNRSRNVGNMSLSSTADMAGAAGNAVNAMSAFMNPLPVQDGTYHQHHVILGAPLAPEATTGGATSGFQHPVQVSGVNWNP, encoded by the exons ATGAGGTCCATGGGCAGCTCCGACTCATCCTCCGGCTCGGCGCAAAAAGCAGCGCGGCATCAGCATGAGCCGCCGCCTCCGCGGCAGCGGGGCTCGGCGCCGGAGCTCCCACCGGGCTTCCGGTTCCACCCGACGGACGAGGAGCTGGTCGTGCACTACCTCAAGAAGAAGGCCGCCAAGGTGCCGCTCCCCGTCACCATCATCGCCGAGGTGGATCTCTACAAGTTCGACCCATGGGAGCTCCCCG AGAAGGCGACCTTCGGGGAGCAGGAGTGGTACTTCTTCAGCCCGCGCGACCGCAAGTACCCCAACGGCGCGCGGCCGAACCGGGCGGCGACGTCGGGCTACTGGAAGGCCACCGGCACGGACAAACCTATCCTGGCCTCGGGGACGGGGTGCGGCCTGGTCCGGGAGAAGCTCGGCGTCAAGAAGGCGCTCGTCTTCTACCGCGGGAAGCCGCCCAAGGGCCTCAaaaccaactggatcatgcacgagTACCGCCTCACCGACGTGTCTGGCTCCACCACCaccagccggccgccgccgcctgtgaccggCGGGAGCCGGGCTGCAGCCTCTCTGAGG TTGGACGACTGGGTGCTGTGCCGCATCTACAAGAAGATCAACAAGGCCGCGGCCGGAGATCAGCAGAGGAGCACGGAGTGCGAGGACTCCGTGGAGGACGCGGTCACCGCGTACCCGCTCTATGCCACGGCGGGCATGGCCGGTGCAGGTGCGCATGGCAGCAACTACGCTTCACCTTCACTGCTCCATCATCAGGACAGCCATTTCCTGGAGGGCCTGTTCACAGCAGACGACGCCGGCCTCTCGGCGGGCGCCACCTCGCTGAGCCACCTGGCCGCGGCGGCGAGGGCGAGCCCGGCTCCGACCAAACAGTTTCTCGCCCCGTCGTCTTCAACCCCGTTCAACTGGCTCGATGCGTCACCCGCCGGCATCCTGCCACAGGCAAGGAATTTCCCTGGGTTTAACAGGAGCAGAAACGTCGGCAATATGTCGCTGTCATCGACGGCCGACATGGCTGGCGCGGCCGGCAATGCGGTGAACGCCATGTCCGCATTTATGAATCCTCTCCCCGTGCAAGACGGGACGTACCATCAACACCATGTCATCCTCGGCGCCCCACTGGCGCCAGAGGCTACCACAGGCGGCGCCACCTCTGGTTTCCAGCATCCCGTCCAAGTATCCGGCGTGAACTGGAATCCCTGA